The nucleotide window CCATGAGAACGCCCATGACGGGGAGCAGCCAGAGCTCGGCAAGCCCGGGGGCCTGCATGTCGGCAAAGGGGAAGACAAGGCCGAAACCGAAGAGAAAGCGGGTCACCATTTCCGCGGAAGCCACGGCGCAGCCTACGGCGATGAAGCCGCCCCAGGTGAAGCGGCTCTTCATTTCCTCAAAGACGAAGAGCAGCCCGGCCACGGGGGAACCGAAGGCCGCGGTCATGCCCGCAGCCGCCCCGGCGGCGATGTGGATGTGACCGGAGAACCAGAATCTGTCCCACAGCCCGGTGAGAAGCGCGGCCGTGGCCGCGCCCATCTGTATGCAGGGGCCTTCCCTGCCGAGAGAGAGGCCTCCCAGCGTGGAAACCAGGCAGCCGACGAATTTTGCAGGCAGTATCCTGAGCCATTCTCCGCGCGTGATATGGAGCCTGCCCCGCACAATGAGTTCCGTCTGCGGAATACCGCTGCCGGAAATGAGCGGCACCTTGCGTACAAGGAAGCCCAGAAAGCGCGCGGCGGCGATGAGCATGAGCAGCCAGAGCGGAGCGATCCACCAGTGTTCCCGGAAGGAGCCGAGCCACGACGCGATGAGGGGGGCTGCCTTGTCGCGGGACAGACGGAAGAGGCAGATGACGAAGGCGCAGGCTGCGCCCGTAAGTATTCCTTCCAGCGCAAGCAGGCCCCGGTTGGCCCAGCGCGTCCAGCGTTTGTGATGTCTGTCGTCCATGCTTGTTCCTGCGGGAAATGGTATGTGCTCCAAGGTGTAGTACAGGCCTTTCCCCGGCGCAAGTGTGTTTCAAAAGGAACAAGAGAAGCTTTTGTTGTTGCCGTTTCAGGTGTTTTTTGCCTATATCTAGGGAAATCATCTGCAGGAGAAGGACCTATGTTTCAAAGAGAGCAGCTTGCCAGTCGTCTGGGCTTCGTGCTTCTTTCCGCCGGCTGCGCCATCGGGCTCGGCAATGTGTGGCGTTTTCCTTACATCACCGGCAAATACGGTGGTGCGGTGTTTCTCGTCGTCTACCTTCTTTTCCTGCTCTTTGTGGGGCTTCCCGTACTGATTATGGAGTTCTCCGTGGGCCGCGCTTCGCGCCGCAACATGGCCCACGCGCTGGAAAAGCTGGAACCGAAGGGTACCTGGTGGCACAAGTTCGGCATCATGAGTCCCATCGGCAACTATATACTCATGATGTTCTATATTCCCATTGCGGGATGGATGCTCTGCTACTGCTGGTTCATGCTGAACGGCACGCTGGCCGTGCCCACGGAACAGGTGCCCGCGGTATTCGGCGGTATGCTGGGCAATCCCTGGCTCATGCTGTTCTGGTCGGTGGTGGTTTCCGCCTCCTGCTTCGCCATCTGCGCCATGGGCCTGCAGAAGGGCGTGGAGCGCGTGGTCAAGATCATGATGCTGGGGCTGCTCATCATCATGGTGGGGCTTGCCGCACATTCCTGCTTCCTTGAAGGCGGAAGCCGCGGCATGGAATTCTACCTCAAGCCCGACTTCGGGCGCGCCATGGATGCCGGATTCATGGCCCTCGTCAACGACGCCATGAATCAGGCCTTCTTCACTCTGAGCGTGGGCATGGGCAGCATGTGCATTTTCGGCAGCTACCTTAAAAAGGATCGTTCCCTCACTCAGGAATCCGTCATCATCGTCGCGCTGGATACCTTTGTGGCCCTTACCGCGGGTCTCATCATTTTTCCGGCATGTTTCGCCTTCAACGTCACTCCCGACGCAGGTCCCGGCCTCATCTTCGTCACGCTTCCCAACATCTTCAACAACATGGCCATGGGCCGCCTGTGGGGTTTTCTGTTCTTCGTGTTCATGAGCGCGGCCGCGCTCACCACCGTCATCGCCGTGCTGGAGAACATCATCGCCTTCTTCATGGACGGCTACGGCTGGTCGCGCAGAAAGGCCACCGTCATCAATTTCGTGGCGCTTACCCTGCTTACGCTTCCCTGTATTCTCGGCTTCAACGTATGGTCGGGTTTTGAACCCTTCGGCAAGGGCAGCTGCGTGCTGGATCTTGAAGACTTCATCATCAGCAACAACATTCTGCCCCTCGGTTCCTTCCTGTTCATGCTCTTCTGCTGTCACCGCTACGGCTGGGGCTGGGACGGCTTCGTGACCGAGGCCGACGAAGGCAAGGGTATGAAGTTCCCCAGGTTCCTGCGTTTCTATCTTACCTGGATACTGCCCGTGGTCTTCCTCTTCATCTTTGCCCAGGGATATATTCAGAAGTTCTTCTAAACATTGCCGCCGGGGGCCTGCCCCGGCGTATGAAATCCGTCCTCTCAGGTCTGAGAACAGCCTGAAAAAGAGTATCCGGCTGCCGAAAAGGGGGATTTCCGGTTGCCGTTCTGCAAGGTTTCATCATATACGAGAAAAAATATTCCCGCCAAGGAGAAATAAGGGTATGGCTCAACGTGAACAGCTCGCCAGTCGACTGGGATTTCTGTTCCTTTCCGCTGGCTGTGCCATCGGGCTCGGCAATGTATGGCGTTTTCCTTTTATTACAGGTAAATATGGTGGTGCGGTCTTTCTTGTCGCCTACCTTGTGTTCCTTCTCGGCATGGGGCTTCCCATCCTTATCATGGAATTTTCCGTGGGCCGTGCCTCGCGGCGCAATATGTCCCGCGCCTTCCAGGAGCTGACGCCCGGTTCCCGATGGAAGTATTTCGGCTGCTTCAGCATCATAGGCTCCTACGCCCTCATGATGTTCTACATCCCCGTGGCCGGATGGATGATGTACTACTGCTGGGTCACGGCCACGGGCGGGCTGTCCCTTCCGGTGGATCAGGTTCCCGGTGTGTTCACCGGCCTTCTCGCCAGCCCCGGCACCATGCTTTTCTGGACGCTGGTGGCTTCTCTCGGCTGCTTCGGCGTCTGCGCCATGGGGCTGCAGAAGGGCGTGGAACGCGTGGTCAAGTTCATGATGGGCGGCCTTCTGCTCATCGTCATCGGGCTTGCCGCGCACTCCATCACCCTGCCCGGAAGCTTTGAGGGAGTGGCCTTCTATCTTGTGCCCGATCTGCAGCGCGCCATGGATGCGGGCATCATGTCGCTCATCAACGACGCCATGAATCAGGCCTTCTTCACCCTGAGCATCGGCATCGGCGCCATGTGCATTTTCGGCAGCTATCTCAACAGAGAGAACTCTCTGACCAAGGAATCGGTGTTCATCGTTTCTCTGGATACCTTCGTCGCCTTCATGTCGGGCCTCATCATCTTCCCGGCCTGTTTCGCCTTCGGCGTGCAGCCCGACGCAGGCCCCGGTCTCATTTTCATCACGCTCCCCAATATCTTCAACAACATGGCTCTGGGCCGCTTCTGGGGCACGCTCTTCTTCGTGTTCATGAGCGCGGCCGCGCTCACCACCGTCATCGCCGTGCTGGAAAACATCATTTCCCACTTCATGGACACTTACGAATGGTCCAGACAGAAGGCCGTGAAGGTGAACTGCGTGGTTCTTACCCTCTGCACGCTTCCCTGCATCCTGGGATTCAACCTGTGGTCGGACTTCCAGCCTCTGGGCGCGGGTTCCACCATCATGGATCTTGAGGACTTCATCATCAGCAACAACCTGCTGCCCATAGGCTCGCTCATCTTCTGCCTGTTCTGCTGCCAGCGCTACGGATGGGGCTGGGACAAGTTCATTGCCGAGGCCGATGCTGGCGCGGGCCTGAAGTTCCCCAGGTTCCTGCGCTTCTATCTGACCTGGATACTGCCTGTGGTGCTTCTGGTTATTTTTGTGGAAGGCTACATTCAGAAATTCTTCTAGCAGGAAGGGGCCTGTTCTTCTGCGGAACAGGCCCCTTCGCCGCCCGGCCGTCACACGGCCCTGCGGATGTTTTTCCCCCTCGCGTCCGGCGCCGCAAACCGTGCGTCGGGCATTTTTTGTATTTCGGAGTGAATCATGCAACGAGAAAAGATGGCCAGCCGTATCGGTTTTCTGTTCGTTTCCGCAGGATGCGCCATTGGGCTCGGCAATGTCTGGAGATTTCCCTACATCACGGGGAAATACGGCGGGGCCGTCTTTGTGGCGGCCTACCTGTTCTTTCTGTTCATGCTGGCGCTGCCTCTGCTCATCATGGAATTTTCCGTGGGCCGCGCTTCGCAGCAGAATCTCGGCAACGCCCTGCGTGTGCTGGAACCCGAGGGCACTTCCTGGCACCGCATGGGCTGGATCAGCATGGTGGGCAGTTATCTGCTCATGATGTTCTATATCCCCGTGGCGGGCTGGATGCTCTTTTATGTATGGAGAACAGCCGCAGGCTCTCTTGAGCTGCCTCCCGATCAGATGCCCGCCGCCTTCGGCTCCATGCTGGCCGATCCTGCGGGCATGACCTTCTGGGCCTTTCTCACGTCCATCCTCTGTTTTCTGGTGTGCAGCTTCGGGCTTCGCCGGGGCATAGAACGCGTGGTCAAAATCATGATGACGGGCCTTCTCGTCATCATGCTGGGACTTGCGCTGCGCGCCGTCACCCTGCCGGGAGCTCTGGACGGCCTTGCCTTCTACCTTGCCCCCGACTGGGAACGTGCGGTGAATGCCGGTATCTGGAGCCTTTTGAACGATGCCATGAATCAGGCCTTCTTCACCCTCGGGCTCGGCATAGGTTCCATGTGCATCTTCGGCAGTTACCTCGGGCGGGAATACACCATCACGCAGGAATCCCTCTGCATCGTCGGACTCGACACCTTCGTGGCCATGATGTCGGGCTTCATCATCTTTCCGGCCTGCTTTGCCTTCGGGGTGGAACCGGATTCCGGACCGGGACTTATTTTCATTACGCTTCCCAACGTGTTCAACTCCATGCCGGGGGGCCGCTTCTGGGGGACGCTTTTCTTCGTGTTCATGAGCGCGGCCGCGCTCACCACCGTGATCACCGTCATCGAGAACATCATTTCCTACAGCATGGACGTGTGGAAGTGGTCGCGCAGAAAGTCCACGCTGGTCAACGGCGTAGCGCTTACCCTGCTCACGCTTCCCTGCGTGCTGGGCTTCAACGTGCTTTCCTTCGTGCAGCCTCTCGGAGCGGGCAGCACGCTCATGGATCTTGAAGACTTCATTCTCAGCAACAACCTGCTTTCGGTGGGGGCCGTCACCTTCATGCTGTTCTGCTGTCATAAGTTCGGCTGGGGCTGGGACAATTTCATGGCGGAAACGGATGCGGGCCGCGGCGTCAAATTCCCCCGGGCGTTGCGTTTCTATCTTACCTGGATTCTGCCTCTGGTTGTGGCCCTCGTCTTCGTGCAGGGCTATATTCAGAAGTTCTTCTCCTGAATGCCTTTTTCTGCGTTGCGGGCGGATGTCCTCCTTCGGGCGGGCATCCGCTTTTTGGGTCCGGTTCCGTGTCCGTTCTTTTGAGGAAGGAGCGTTTTTCCGGGAAGAATTTTGGAACGGCCCGAAGTGCTGCTTGTCTCTGCATTCGGGGATATGGCTTTGGAGGTGGAAAAAGGCCGCGCCGGAACTTGTTCCGGCGCGGCCTTTTTTTGTGTTCGATATGCCCTTATCAGCCGGGCGTTACTTCATTTCGCCGATGCGGCGGAGCACTTCCGTAAGAAGCGTCCAGGCCCTTTCCGCCGAGGCAAGATGGAGGGTTTCCTTGGTGGAATGCGCTCCGGTCACCGTCGGGCCGAAGGAAATGAAGTCCACCTTGCGGCCGAGTTTCTGGAACTTGTCGGCAAAGAGCCCGCATTCCAGTCCGGCGTGGATGCCTTCCACTTTGGCCTTTTTCTGGAAGAGTTCTTCATAGGTCTTCGTGAAGACGGCCTCGAGACGGGATGCGGGGTTGTATTCCCAGGCGGGATAATCGCCCGAATGTTCGACGCTCCCGCCGACCAGCGCGCCGAGAATATCGATTCTGCGGCACAGATCGTCTTTTCTGCTGGCAACGGAACTTCTGGTCTGGCACTGGAAGACGATGTTTTCTCCTTCCATGCGGATCACGGCAAAGTTGTTGGAGCTTTCCACAAGGTTCTGCGTCGTGATGTTCTTGTCCATGGAGGCTATGCCGTCAGGCACGAGCAGCGCTGCGGAAAGAACGCGTTTTTCGCTCTCCGGCGTAAGAACGCGCGTTTCTTCCACCTTGTCCATGCTGATGACAAGGCCTGCGCCGTCGGAGCCGCGAAGCTCATGACGGAATATTTCTTCCCAGCGCTTCACTTCCTTCAGAACGGCCTCATCCTCCGCCTTGATGAACAGCACGGCCGAGCTTTCCTTGGGAATGGCGTTCGCCGCCGTGCCCCCCTGCAGGGCGGCAAGACGGCAGGGGAAGGTGCGTCCGAGTCCGTCCAGCAGACGGGCCAGCAGTCTGTTGCTGTTGCCCCGTTCACGGATGATTTCCAGCCCGGAATGTCCGCCTGCGAGTCCGCCGAGCGTGATGCGCCGGGAAGACCAGCCTTCGCCTGTGCAAACGGTGGAAGCATCCTGAAATTCCACGGGAATGTTCATTCTGCTTCTTCTGCCTCCGGCGCAGCTGACGCAGAAAATGCCTTCTTCTTCCGAATCCATGTTGAGGAACAGGGAGGCGTCGAGAGAGGATACGTCGAAG belongs to Mailhella massiliensis and includes:
- a CDS encoding aminoacyl-histidine dipeptidase, whose product is MSSAFSPDKEYLKWFAVLSGIPHESGNEKQLSDFLVRFAKERGLSAAQDAAGNVVIKKPGTPGMEQAPAVILQGHMDMVCVKDEGLAFDFAHDPLKLMTDGDRLYAEGTTLGADNGIALAYMLAVLDSSDLPHPPLEAVVTVDEEVGMGGATAFDVSSLDASLFLNMDSEEEGIFCVSCAGGRRSRMNIPVEFQDASTVCTGEGWSSRRITLGGLAGGHSGLEIIRERGNSNRLLARLLDGLGRTFPCRLAALQGGTAANAIPKESSAVLFIKAEDEAVLKEVKRWEEIFRHELRGSDGAGLVISMDKVEETRVLTPESEKRVLSAALLVPDGIASMDKNITTQNLVESSNNFAVIRMEGENIVFQCQTRSSVASRKDDLCRRIDILGALVGGSVEHSGDYPAWEYNPASRLEAVFTKTYEELFQKKAKVEGIHAGLECGLFADKFQKLGRKVDFISFGPTVTGAHSTKETLHLASAERAWTLLTEVLRRIGEMK
- a CDS encoding sodium-dependent transporter — translated: MQREKMASRIGFLFVSAGCAIGLGNVWRFPYITGKYGGAVFVAAYLFFLFMLALPLLIMEFSVGRASQQNLGNALRVLEPEGTSWHRMGWISMVGSYLLMMFYIPVAGWMLFYVWRTAAGSLELPPDQMPAAFGSMLADPAGMTFWAFLTSILCFLVCSFGLRRGIERVVKIMMTGLLVIMLGLALRAVTLPGALDGLAFYLAPDWERAVNAGIWSLLNDAMNQAFFTLGLGIGSMCIFGSYLGREYTITQESLCIVGLDTFVAMMSGFIIFPACFAFGVEPDSGPGLIFITLPNVFNSMPGGRFWGTLFFVFMSAAALTTVITVIENIISYSMDVWKWSRRKSTLVNGVALTLLTLPCVLGFNVLSFVQPLGAGSTLMDLEDFILSNNLLSVGAVTFMLFCCHKFGWGWDNFMAETDAGRGVKFPRALRFYLTWILPLVVALVFVQGYIQKFFS
- a CDS encoding chloride channel protein, encoding MDDRHHKRWTRWANRGLLALEGILTGAACAFVICLFRLSRDKAAPLIASWLGSFREHWWIAPLWLLMLIAAARFLGFLVRKVPLISGSGIPQTELIVRGRLHITRGEWLRILPAKFVGCLVSTLGGLSLGREGPCIQMGAATAALLTGLWDRFWFSGHIHIAAGAAAGMTAAFGSPVAGLLFVFEEMKSRFTWGGFIAVGCAVASAEMVTRFLFGFGLVFPFADMQAPGLAELWLLPVMGVLMGAAGVLYNKALLGTKNFEAAHTPLSQNWRILPPMLIAFALAFVCPAVLGGGEDLAGSLIRFAGEPSAVLRTLLLLACLKTAFSLLSYTGNVPGGILMPMLCIGALLGALCGQALLYAGIIGESAWQSFIIYGMAGFFVSMVRAPLTGIALVTEMSGSLSCLPGAIVVAFIAAWTANALCCPPVYDSLRAAIVISRKKQETSAKRP
- a CDS encoding sodium-dependent transporter; the protein is MFQREQLASRLGFVLLSAGCAIGLGNVWRFPYITGKYGGAVFLVVYLLFLLFVGLPVLIMEFSVGRASRRNMAHALEKLEPKGTWWHKFGIMSPIGNYILMMFYIPIAGWMLCYCWFMLNGTLAVPTEQVPAVFGGMLGNPWLMLFWSVVVSASCFAICAMGLQKGVERVVKIMMLGLLIIMVGLAAHSCFLEGGSRGMEFYLKPDFGRAMDAGFMALVNDAMNQAFFTLSVGMGSMCIFGSYLKKDRSLTQESVIIVALDTFVALTAGLIIFPACFAFNVTPDAGPGLIFVTLPNIFNNMAMGRLWGFLFFVFMSAAALTTVIAVLENIIAFFMDGYGWSRRKATVINFVALTLLTLPCILGFNVWSGFEPFGKGSCVLDLEDFIISNNILPLGSFLFMLFCCHRYGWGWDGFVTEADEGKGMKFPRFLRFYLTWILPVVFLFIFAQGYIQKFF
- a CDS encoding sodium-dependent transporter — translated: MAQREQLASRLGFLFLSAGCAIGLGNVWRFPFITGKYGGAVFLVAYLVFLLGMGLPILIMEFSVGRASRRNMSRAFQELTPGSRWKYFGCFSIIGSYALMMFYIPVAGWMMYYCWVTATGGLSLPVDQVPGVFTGLLASPGTMLFWTLVASLGCFGVCAMGLQKGVERVVKFMMGGLLLIVIGLAAHSITLPGSFEGVAFYLVPDLQRAMDAGIMSLINDAMNQAFFTLSIGIGAMCIFGSYLNRENSLTKESVFIVSLDTFVAFMSGLIIFPACFAFGVQPDAGPGLIFITLPNIFNNMALGRFWGTLFFVFMSAAALTTVIAVLENIISHFMDTYEWSRQKAVKVNCVVLTLCTLPCILGFNLWSDFQPLGAGSTIMDLEDFIISNNLLPIGSLIFCLFCCQRYGWGWDKFIAEADAGAGLKFPRFLRFYLTWILPVVLLVIFVEGYIQKFF